A DNA window from Chryseobacterium sp. MEBOG06 contains the following coding sequences:
- the infB gene encoding translation initiation factor IF-2, which produces MPKIRLNKAVKEFNISMSRLVEFLQSRGFVVESNPNAQLEESAYSALEAEFAKDGEQRKASHEVVITKVPEEKLEIEEKKTPEVIRAKANKPETKILGKIDLEPKKPEVEEAPAVPVAPVATPVEEKKEEIVKEEQPEVKAAPEKQEFKVLDKIDLSQIESRNRPVKKDKPKMEEKKEEVKPVEPVKETPKPVVVEEKKVEAPKVEAAPESQEPQKIETVYQKLDGPKIVGEKIDLTQFAPKPGSGAKKKRKRIEKPGGPNNQQGQGNNQNSGNNNQGGQGQGNRQNNNGGQGGNRQGQNGQGGPGNRPQGQGGPGGNRFGNNNNQNRPGGQGGGFKKGAPNNRPGQRVMPVELTDEQVKNQIKETLEKLTNKGGKSKSAKHRKDKRTYRREQDERQQELEAQDRTLKVTEFITVGELASLMNVSPTEVISACFSLGVMVTMNQRLEADTLLLVADEFGYKIEFSDADLEESDSEEIIDSEEDLMSRAPIVTVMGHVDHGKTSLLDYIRKTNVIAGESGGITQHIGAYNVKLENGQRITFLDTPGHEAFTAMRARGAQITDIAIIVIAADDDVMPQTREAISHAQAAGVPMIIALNKVDRPSANPDNVRQQLSGMNILVEEWGGNVQAQEISAKFGNNMDILLEKVLLQAEMLDLKANPNRNAQGVVIEASLDKGRGYVATMLVQTGTLKVGDYVVAGKNHGKVKAMLDERGRNLTEAGPSIPVTILGLDGAPTAGDKFKVYEDESEAKTIANKREQLQRELSIRTKKHTTLEELGRRIALGDFKELNIILKGDVDGSVEALSDQLQRLSTAEINVNILHKGVGQITESDVNLAAASDAIIIGFNVRAGANAKDLADREEIEIRNYSVIYAAIEEVKEAMEGMLSPEIKEQVIGNVEIREVFKISKVGTIAGCMVLSGKVARNSKVRVLRDGIVKFDGELESLKRFKDDVKEVTKGYECGLNLKGYNDIEVGDILEVYEEVAVKKKLK; this is translated from the coding sequence ATGCCAAAAATTAGATTAAATAAAGCGGTTAAGGAATTCAATATTTCGATGTCCAGATTAGTAGAATTTTTACAGTCAAGGGGTTTCGTGGTTGAAAGCAATCCTAACGCTCAATTGGAAGAATCGGCATATTCTGCATTGGAAGCTGAGTTTGCTAAAGATGGCGAACAACGAAAGGCTTCCCATGAGGTGGTGATCACTAAAGTTCCGGAAGAAAAACTGGAAATTGAAGAAAAGAAAACCCCTGAAGTGATAAGAGCTAAAGCAAATAAACCAGAGACTAAAATTTTAGGTAAAATAGATCTAGAGCCTAAGAAGCCTGAAGTTGAGGAAGCTCCTGCAGTTCCTGTGGCTCCTGTTGCGACACCGGTTGAGGAAAAGAAAGAAGAAATCGTGAAAGAAGAACAACCGGAAGTTAAAGCAGCCCCTGAAAAGCAGGAATTTAAAGTTTTGGATAAAATTGATTTGTCTCAAATAGAATCTAGAAACAGACCTGTGAAAAAAGACAAACCAAAAATGGAGGAGAAAAAAGAAGAAGTTAAACCTGTGGAACCAGTGAAAGAAACTCCAAAACCAGTAGTTGTAGAAGAGAAAAAAGTGGAAGCTCCTAAAGTAGAAGCTGCTCCTGAGTCTCAAGAACCACAAAAAATTGAAACAGTTTATCAAAAACTAGATGGTCCTAAGATCGTTGGAGAAAAGATTGACTTAACTCAGTTTGCACCAAAACCAGGTTCTGGAGCGAAAAAGAAAAGAAAGAGAATTGAAAAACCAGGTGGCCCGAATAACCAACAAGGTCAGGGGAATAATCAAAACTCAGGAAATAATAACCAAGGAGGCCAGGGCCAGGGAAACCGTCAGAATAACAACGGTGGACAAGGTGGTAACCGTCAGGGCCAAAATGGTCAGGGTGGTCCAGGAAACAGGCCTCAAGGTCAGGGAGGTCCGGGAGGAAACCGTTTTGGAAATAACAATAACCAGAACCGCCCAGGTGGTCAAGGTGGAGGATTCAAAAAAGGTGCCCCGAATAACAGACCCGGACAACGAGTTATGCCAGTTGAACTGACTGACGAACAAGTTAAAAACCAGATCAAAGAAACATTAGAGAAACTTACTAACAAAGGAGGGAAGTCTAAATCTGCAAAACACAGAAAAGATAAAAGAACATACAGAAGAGAACAGGATGAGCGTCAGCAAGAGCTAGAAGCACAAGACAGAACTCTTAAAGTAACGGAATTTATCACAGTAGGTGAATTGGCGAGTTTGATGAATGTTTCCCCAACTGAAGTAATCTCTGCTTGTTTCTCACTAGGTGTAATGGTTACGATGAACCAGAGACTTGAAGCTGATACTTTATTATTGGTTGCTGACGAATTTGGTTATAAAATTGAATTCTCAGATGCTGATCTGGAAGAAAGTGATAGTGAAGAAATTATAGATTCTGAAGAGGATCTTATGTCAAGAGCTCCAATTGTAACAGTAATGGGACACGTTGACCACGGTAAGACTTCATTACTTGACTACATTAGAAAAACAAATGTAATTGCCGGTGAATCTGGAGGAATTACACAGCATATTGGTGCTTACAACGTGAAACTTGAAAACGGACAAAGAATTACATTCTTAGATACTCCAGGTCACGAAGCGTTTACAGCGATGAGAGCCAGAGGTGCTCAGATCACGGATATTGCAATTATCGTAATTGCTGCCGATGATGATGTGATGCCTCAAACGAGAGAAGCTATTTCTCACGCACAGGCTGCTGGTGTACCAATGATTATTGCATTAAATAAGGTAGATAGACCGAGTGCAAACCCTGATAATGTTAGACAGCAGCTTTCCGGAATGAATATTCTGGTAGAAGAATGGGGAGGGAATGTACAGGCGCAGGAAATTTCTGCAAAATTTGGTAACAATATGGATATTCTATTAGAAAAGGTATTACTTCAGGCAGAAATGCTTGATTTAAAAGCTAATCCTAATAGAAATGCTCAAGGTGTTGTTATTGAAGCTTCGCTGGATAAAGGAAGAGGATACGTAGCAACAATGTTGGTACAGACAGGAACTTTAAAAGTGGGAGATTATGTAGTGGCAGGTAAAAACCACGGTAAGGTAAAAGCGATGCTTGATGAAAGAGGAAGAAACCTTACAGAAGCTGGTCCATCTATTCCTGTAACTATTTTAGGATTAGACGGAGCCCCTACAGCCGGTGATAAGTTTAAAGTATATGAAGATGAAAGTGAAGCTAAGACTATCGCTAATAAGAGAGAGCAGCTTCAGAGAGAACTTTCAATCAGAACTAAGAAACATACTACACTTGAAGAATTAGGTAGAAGAATTGCTTTAGGTGATTTCAAAGAATTGAATATTATCTTAAAAGGTGACGTGGATGGATCAGTGGAAGCACTATCCGATCAGTTGCAAAGGTTATCTACTGCCGAAATTAACGTTAATATTCTTCACAAAGGAGTAGGACAGATTACTGAATCTGACGTTAACTTAGCTGCCGCTTCAGATGCTATTATCATTGGATTTAACGTAAGAGCCGGTGCTAACGCTAAAGATCTTGCAGACAGAGAAGAAATTGAAATCCGAAACTATTCTGTAATCTATGCTGCTATTGAAGAGGTGAAAGAAGCTATGGAAGGGATGCTTTCTCCTGAAATTAAAGAACAGGTAATCGGTAATGTCGAGATAAGAGAGGTATTTAAGATCTCTAAAGTCGGAACAATTGCTGGATGTATGGTTCTTTCAGGAAAAGTGGCCAGAAACTCTAAAGTAAGAGTATTGAGAGATGGAATCGTGAAATTTGACGGAGAGCTTGAAAGCTTGAAGCGTTTCAAAGATGATGTGAAGGAAGTAACAAAAGGTTACGAATGTGGTCTGAACCTGAAAGGGTATAATGATATCGAAGTCGGTGATATTCTTGAAGTTTACGAAGAAGTAGCCGTTAAGAAAAAACTGAAATAA
- a CDS encoding SusC/RagA family TonB-linked outer membrane protein produces the protein MNVKLRVLTAGVLFFTGQAVFAQENGSKDKKDKETKIEEVVVLGYSKTATKAKSTTASVTVGSETLENRPNISVLNSIQGTAPGIVVNSASGSPGSGKFNILIRGLSSLNGSRDPLYVVDGVITSGSQFRNLNSYDIDTFSILKDAQATAIYGNRAANGVVVITTKGGKFNSGLKVSYDALTSFSMIPKTQYNMSNAKQLLQIQKNYDGGYAADVGLSQQDIDNWSTDTDWRKQFTQVGISQQHNLSITGGGENINNFLSLGYLDSEGTIKSTDFKRFTLRNNLSGRSKDGKLTFGTIIGLGYSKRNQLDDEENSGVSNNVIQNPLFGSVISPTYLAPNPYSNGVQLFNAIGQNSAAYRPWVLQDNINGGVRNRFTELSISANANVNYKITDYLTVGNRTGIEYKEYERIFARGAQGYLSTAVAASSGAKYGGSESFTTTQDLTFNSITNITFNKTFGDHTLSVAAYMDYIKAHVNTNTQTQNGLNPLQWQFGAGTGYIPFNPDTPNIYRPTVGASKVTAGTLAYFGTLDYDYKDKYGISGVVRRDGSYRFLPTNRWETFWSAAVRWNIDKEDFMANSGFRLLKLRASIGTTGNQNLGIATNNANPLALLPNNFLDLYSGISGYQNLMGYNFVNLSNPYLKWEQVKQTDIGLDFNYKGIVEGSFDYYQKRTSRMYNTLQFSAATGTYGIRGNNGVLDNKGVEGLIRFNAIKNENLKLSIFVNGAYNSNKIVSMSNEDLAGDVVNAVGGPISQYQLYHYAGVNSANGNLLFVDKNGNTTENVTSADRILTGKSPYAKFTGGFGFNFQYKGWFLDTLFSFQQGGYIYDNLHSWVMNPDYAASNINVSADLLNAWTPQNTGSNVPNLDATNATLDGSSDRFLYKSDFIRLKNISLGYSFTKEQLGKLPVKGIKVFVQAENIYTWSSWKGFDPEPVTTYSLNVYPNPKTVSVGLNVDF, from the coding sequence ATGAATGTTAAACTACGTGTATTAACAGCTGGTGTTTTGTTTTTTACAGGCCAGGCTGTGTTTGCTCAGGAAAATGGCTCTAAGGACAAAAAGGACAAGGAGACGAAAATTGAGGAGGTAGTTGTTTTAGGGTATAGTAAGACAGCTACAAAGGCAAAATCTACAACTGCTTCAGTGACAGTTGGTTCTGAAACGTTAGAAAACAGACCAAATATTTCTGTTTTGAACTCAATTCAGGGTACAGCTCCTGGTATTGTAGTTAACTCAGCATCTGGTTCTCCGGGTTCTGGTAAATTCAATATCCTTATTAGAGGTTTGAGTTCATTAAATGGTTCTAGAGATCCATTATATGTAGTAGATGGTGTCATCACATCTGGATCTCAGTTTAGAAACCTAAACTCTTATGATATTGATACATTCAGTATTCTGAAAGATGCTCAGGCAACTGCCATCTATGGTAACAGAGCAGCTAATGGGGTTGTTGTAATTACAACAAAAGGAGGGAAATTTAATTCTGGATTAAAGGTTTCTTATGATGCATTGACATCTTTCTCCATGATACCTAAGACACAGTACAACATGTCTAATGCTAAGCAGTTGTTACAAATACAAAAAAATTATGATGGAGGTTATGCAGCTGATGTCGGTTTGTCTCAACAAGACATTGATAATTGGTCGACAGACACAGACTGGAGAAAACAATTTACTCAGGTAGGTATTTCCCAGCAACATAACTTGTCTATTACTGGTGGTGGAGAAAATATTAATAATTTCTTATCTTTAGGATATTTAGATAGTGAAGGTACTATAAAGTCTACTGATTTCAAGAGATTTACATTGAGAAATAACTTGAGTGGTAGATCTAAAGATGGTAAGTTAACCTTCGGAACTATTATAGGATTAGGATATTCTAAGAGAAATCAGTTAGATGATGAGGAGAATTCAGGAGTTTCTAACAATGTAATACAAAACCCATTATTTGGAAGTGTAATTTCACCTACTTATTTAGCTCCTAATCCTTATTCTAATGGGGTGCAATTATTCAATGCTATCGGACAGAATAGCGCAGCCTACAGACCCTGGGTTCTTCAGGACAACATTAATGGAGGCGTAAGAAACAGATTTACTGAATTAAGTATTTCTGCTAATGCCAATGTAAACTATAAAATAACTGATTATTTAACTGTTGGTAACAGAACTGGTATTGAGTATAAAGAATACGAAAGAATCTTTGCAAGAGGTGCTCAGGGATATTTATCTACAGCTGTAGCTGCTAGTTCAGGTGCTAAATACGGAGGGTCAGAAAGTTTTACTACAACTCAGGACTTAACATTTAACAGTATTACGAACATTACATTTAACAAAACATTTGGAGATCATACGCTTTCAGTAGCGGCTTACATGGATTATATAAAAGCTCATGTAAATACTAATACTCAAACTCAAAATGGATTGAACCCATTGCAATGGCAATTCGGAGCAGGTACAGGTTATATTCCTTTTAACCCGGATACTCCAAATATTTACAGACCAACTGTTGGCGCTTCAAAAGTAACAGCGGGAACATTAGCTTATTTCGGGACGTTAGATTACGATTATAAAGATAAATATGGGATAAGTGGAGTTGTAAGAAGAGATGGGTCATACCGTTTCTTACCTACAAACAGATGGGAGACTTTCTGGTCTGCTGCGGTTAGATGGAATATCGATAAAGAAGATTTCATGGCCAACTCTGGATTCAGATTACTTAAGTTAAGAGCTTCCATTGGTACAACAGGTAACCAGAACTTAGGAATTGCAACTAATAATGCTAACCCATTAGCGTTACTTCCAAACAACTTCCTTGATTTATACTCAGGAATTTCAGGATACCAGAACTTAATGGGATATAACTTTGTTAACTTATCAAACCCATACTTAAAATGGGAGCAGGTAAAACAGACAGATATTGGTTTAGATTTTAACTATAAAGGTATTGTAGAAGGTAGTTTTGATTACTATCAAAAAAGAACATCCAGAATGTATAACACTTTACAATTCTCTGCAGCTACCGGAACTTATGGTATTAGAGGGAATAACGGGGTTCTTGATAATAAAGGGGTTGAAGGTTTAATCAGATTTAATGCAATTAAAAATGAAAACCTGAAGTTATCAATCTTTGTTAACGGTGCATACAATTCTAACAAAATTGTTTCAATGAGTAATGAGGATCTTGCAGGAGATGTCGTTAATGCTGTTGGAGGACCTATTAGTCAATATCAGTTGTATCACTATGCCGGTGTAAATTCAGCAAATGGTAACTTACTATTTGTTGACAAAAACGGAAATACTACAGAAAACGTAACATCTGCAGATAGAATCTTAACTGGAAAATCTCCGTATGCTAAATTTACCGGTGGTTTTGGATTTAACTTCCAGTATAAAGGATGGTTCTTGGATACTCTATTCTCATTCCAGCAAGGAGGATATATCTATGATAACTTACACTCTTGGGTAATGAATCCTGATTATGCAGCTAGTAATATCAACGTATCTGCAGATTTATTAAATGCTTGGACTCCACAGAATACAGGATCTAACGTTCCGAACTTAGATGCTACCAACGCTACTTTAGATGGGTCGTCAGACAGATTCTTGTATAAATCAGATTTCATAAGACTTAAAAATATTTCTTTAGGATATTCATTCACTAAAGAACAGTTAGGAAAATTACCAGTTAAGGGAATTAAAGTGTTCGTTCAGGCTGAAAACATCTATACATGGAGCAGCTGGAAAGGTTTTGACCCAGAGCCGGTTACTACTTATTCGTTAAACGTATATCCGAACCCTAAAACGGTGTCAGTTGGGTTAAATGTTGATTTTTAA
- a CDS encoding RagB/SusD family nutrient uptake outer membrane protein encodes MKRIINTVLILATLSATGFALNSCQDALDIKQAGELKPEEVFTNVSNLSEALNGSVYAIFDPIDEIYFTAVFTDEVKPGSGSGGQEYDLHRFFLDPSTSAVGGGTISTTSTDGIWLNNYKVINRINRLLEGAKSITPNGAAETATYNNILAQARAIRAFCYVQLEAYFSTNMKDPGALGVLLVKDVPSTDAKLPRVKNQDVYDFINSDLDYARGILTSSSSNAARYYVDKNFVNALTARFNIYRGNTALAKQYAQDVISNSGLSLTVATPGSILIDPNNPALGFQPVGNPAWNTAFYGTASSFNPYRNMWNDSARGEIIFSLNRLPLGAGGSIGTRWNTNQSTVSGVPMWFLGRNLFNLIYTPTGQPDKGDIRRYNYIDPTSVINTNYMNVDSKADRLVIDKYPGKTSTATRNDLKVFRLSEMYFILAEAETAAGNLSTAQGLIQQVRAARNYLGTATTPTYANAQSAYADILKERRIELALEGHRYIDLKRLATVAGVTMDRNIKDDFITLPVLNLPNDSYKYTLPIPVQETSANPNAQQNPGY; translated from the coding sequence ATGAAAAGAATTATAAATACAGTTTTAATTTTAGCAACTTTATCAGCAACAGGATTTGCTTTGAACAGTTGCCAAGATGCTCTTGATATTAAACAAGCAGGAGAATTAAAGCCTGAAGAAGTGTTTACGAATGTATCAAATTTAAGTGAAGCTTTAAATGGATCAGTTTATGCAATATTTGATCCAATAGATGAAATATATTTTACTGCTGTTTTTACTGATGAGGTAAAACCGGGTAGTGGTAGTGGAGGTCAGGAGTATGATTTACACAGGTTCTTTCTAGATCCATCTACTTCAGCTGTTGGAGGAGGTACTATCAGTACTACCTCAACTGACGGAATCTGGCTTAATAACTATAAAGTTATTAACAGAATTAACAGATTGTTGGAAGGAGCGAAAAGTATTACTCCTAATGGTGCTGCGGAAACAGCTACATATAATAATATCCTTGCACAAGCGAGAGCAATCAGAGCATTTTGTTATGTTCAGCTGGAGGCTTATTTTTCTACCAACATGAAGGATCCTGGTGCTTTAGGGGTTCTTCTTGTTAAAGATGTGCCTTCTACAGATGCTAAATTGCCTAGAGTAAAGAATCAGGATGTTTATGACTTTATCAATTCAGACTTAGATTACGCAAGAGGTATATTAACTTCATCTTCATCTAATGCTGCTAGGTATTATGTAGATAAAAATTTCGTTAATGCTCTTACTGCTCGTTTCAATATATATAGAGGAAATACAGCATTGGCAAAACAATATGCTCAAGATGTTATTTCAAATTCTGGTTTGAGCCTTACTGTAGCAACACCTGGCTCTATTCTCATTGACCCTAATAATCCTGCTTTAGGATTTCAACCTGTAGGTAATCCAGCTTGGAATACAGCATTTTATGGTACAGCATCTTCTTTTAACCCATACAGAAATATGTGGAATGATTCTGCAAGAGGGGAGATTATTTTCTCTCTAAACAGACTTCCATTAGGAGCAGGTGGAAGTATCGGAACAAGATGGAATACTAACCAATCTACTGTAAGTGGAGTACCAATGTGGTTCTTAGGCAGAAATTTATTTAATTTAATTTATACTCCTACAGGGCAGCCAGACAAAGGAGATATTAGAAGATACAATTATATAGATCCAACATCTGTTATCAATACAAATTATATGAATGTTGATTCTAAAGCCGATAGATTAGTAATTGATAAGTATCCAGGTAAAACAAGTACAGCGACAAGAAATGATTTAAAAGTATTTAGATTATCAGAAATGTACTTTATCTTGGCCGAAGCTGAAACAGCGGCTGGTAACTTATCTACAGCTCAGGGATTAATTCAGCAAGTGAGAGCAGCTAGAAATTATTTAGGAACAGCAACAACTCCTACTTATGCTAATGCTCAATCTGCTTATGCTGATATTTTGAAAGAGCGTAGAATTGAATTAGCTTTAGAAGGACACCGTTATATAGATTTAAAAAGACTTGCAACAGTAGCAGGTGTAACGATGGATAGAAACATTAAAGATGATTTTATCACGCTTCCTGTTCTTAATCTGCCAAATGATAGTTATAAGTATACTTTACCTATCCCTGTGCAAGAGACTTCGGCTAACCCGAATGCTCAGCAAAACCCTGGTTATTAA
- a CDS encoding putative porin, protein MKYILFILSFFSFVAKAQIVDKAANKRPLPKKEDTLVIDSGKKDSLKIFKPTINDYQFQTQFSEKKIYDTVMTFDKTNIFSQYNNRDNFGRIQPANIGSGFNPLVFEVNAEENLSLLPSNKSYMIIGANDVKYYDVKTPTATFVYHNAMRNGAALNSTYTQNIGKRFNFSVEYMGLRSQGLYRNSLAANNNTIFSGHYTSKSGNYELFAHYLHQNVNNQESGGITEDNLFQNGDSNYKNRQNAQVNLASSSSQFSYRRYYLSQQFTPFNSEKFPFSIRHTIFHQGNKYYYNQGALETYWYKDATELVNGFPLTTKKYSENLSNTVSLIFNNEKFKLDAGVRYQIIKLGIRDVVALNGVPFPGELKENRIGAVGNLQVKLLDKIQLNSFLEFSNGSQFKSYLRTTNNLKFEPIKDYFVNAKVNFQSAYPSFNYLLNTSVYNKFNYYLENAKNQSVMELGGSINLKWFKTEIFANYFRIDNYTYFDSNGNPKQSDNSLNISQIGGDATFSYGKFHLNTRLHFQNALTNKDLLPMPGFIGRANFFYQTQAFKKAAEIQAGLKVYYFSKFASRDYLPVLNEYILPDSNSFSIGGQPIADLYINMKVKKMFFFIEGQQIGTFISNNKAYAFPHYPVYDFRLNIGIVWYMFN, encoded by the coding sequence ATGAAGTACATCCTTTTCATACTTTCCTTCTTTAGTTTCGTAGCCAAGGCACAGATTGTGGATAAAGCAGCTAATAAGAGGCCTCTGCCGAAAAAAGAAGATACATTAGTAATAGACTCGGGAAAGAAAGATTCCCTTAAAATTTTCAAACCTACTATCAATGATTACCAGTTTCAAACCCAGTTTTCTGAAAAGAAGATTTATGATACAGTAATGACTTTTGATAAGACCAACATCTTTTCTCAATATAATAACCGTGACAACTTCGGGAGAATTCAGCCGGCCAATATAGGTTCGGGATTCAATCCCCTGGTTTTTGAAGTCAATGCAGAAGAAAACCTTTCTTTACTGCCTTCCAATAAATCTTATATGATCATTGGAGCTAATGATGTAAAGTATTACGACGTAAAAACACCTACGGCAACTTTTGTTTATCATAATGCAATGAGAAATGGAGCTGCTTTAAATTCTACCTATACTCAAAACATTGGAAAAAGATTCAACTTTTCTGTTGAATATATGGGACTCCGCTCTCAGGGACTTTACAGAAATTCATTAGCGGCAAATAATAATACCATATTTTCAGGACACTATACTTCGAAAAGTGGAAACTATGAACTTTTTGCCCATTATTTACATCAAAATGTAAATAACCAGGAAAGTGGGGGGATCACTGAAGATAATCTTTTTCAGAACGGGGACAGCAACTATAAAAACAGACAGAATGCTCAGGTAAACTTAGCTTCGAGTAGTTCCCAGTTTTCTTACAGAAGATATTATCTGAGCCAGCAGTTCACGCCATTTAATTCAGAAAAATTTCCTTTCAGCATCAGACATACCATTTTTCACCAGGGAAATAAATACTATTATAATCAGGGTGCATTAGAAACTTATTGGTACAAGGATGCAACAGAGTTAGTGAATGGCTTTCCGCTGACAACAAAAAAATATTCTGAAAACTTAAGCAATACGGTAAGTTTGATTTTTAATAACGAAAAATTTAAGCTTGATGCTGGAGTACGTTATCAGATCATCAAACTTGGAATAAGAGATGTCGTTGCGTTGAACGGAGTTCCTTTTCCTGGCGAGCTTAAAGAAAACAGGATTGGAGCTGTCGGAAATTTACAGGTAAAACTTTTGGATAAAATTCAGTTAAATTCATTTTTAGAATTTTCAAACGGAAGTCAGTTTAAAAGCTATCTTAGAACAACAAATAATTTAAAGTTTGAGCCTATAAAAGATTATTTTGTAAATGCTAAGGTTAATTTTCAAAGTGCTTATCCATCATTCAATTATTTGCTAAATACTTCTGTATATAATAAATTCAACTATTATCTTGAAAATGCAAAAAATCAGTCCGTAATGGAACTTGGAGGAAGTATCAATTTAAAATGGTTTAAAACAGAGATCTTTGCCAACTATTTCAGAATTGATAATTATACCTATTTTGACAGCAATGGGAATCCGAAACAGAGTGATAACTCTTTGAATATTTCTCAGATCGGAGGTGATGCTACATTTAGCTATGGTAAATTTCACTTAAATACAAGACTGCATTTCCAAAATGCATTGACAAATAAAGATCTGCTTCCTATGCCGGGATTTATTGGTAGAGCCAACTTCTTCTATCAGACACAGGCATTCAAAAAAGCTGCAGAAATTCAGGCAGGACTTAAAGTGTATTACTTCTCTAAATTTGCCTCAAGAGATTATCTTCCTGTCCTCAATGAATATATTCTTCCCGATTCAAACTCATTTTCAATCGGGGGGCAGCCTATTGCGGACCTTTATATCAATATGAAAGTGAAGAAAATGTTCTTCTTTATAGAAGGACAGCAGATAGGGACCTTTATTTCTAATAACAAAGCGTATGCATTTCCACACTACCCGGTATATGATTTCAGACTCAATATTGGTATTGTATGGTATATGTTCAACTAA
- the bshC gene encoding bacillithiol biosynthesis cysteine-adding enzyme BshC — MKTINKLSFNDIASIPQLVKDFLNQKIEGFENKTFSLDNFSQQIHQKQNSFSPEQRTVLFDVFEKQLSDIKLSSKQKENLEYLKLPDTFTITTGHQLNLFSGPVFFVYKILQTIKTCTYLKENFPDFNFVPVYWMASEDHDFAEINHFKTENNYYETNEKSGGPVGRIEISDIYFISEFEKEFKDSVFGTELILMMKEAYKPGNTLTQAIKILVNRLFSEFGLLILDGDSKELKNQIKGVFKDELLHFSLEKQSKAKVDFLTEKYGKVQVNPREINLFYLSDTRDRIEFNGQKYIIVDKNIQFTEEEILSELENHPEKFSPNALMRPVYQERVLPNLAYIGGNAEIMYWLELKDYFSTINIPFPILIPRNSMLFLKEKILGKIEKLDLKIEDFFQNFTVLTNHKILEDNTILKLLDEKEELLMHNFEELKTSAETTEKSFGNMVKAEEVRQLKSFKRMKKRLLHAEKIKQIELLERLENLFLDVHPGKTWQERVYNFSVFFSDYGYSWLENCFEEMVVQDSKLIIVAI; from the coding sequence TTGAAAACAATTAATAAATTATCATTTAACGATATAGCAAGCATACCTCAATTGGTAAAAGATTTTTTGAACCAAAAAATTGAGGGTTTTGAAAATAAAACATTTTCTTTAGATAACTTCAGCCAGCAGATACATCAAAAACAAAACTCCTTTTCACCTGAACAGAGAACCGTTTTATTTGATGTATTTGAAAAGCAGCTTTCGGATATTAAGCTGTCCTCAAAACAGAAAGAAAATCTGGAATACCTTAAACTGCCGGATACGTTTACCATTACAACAGGGCATCAGCTGAATCTGTTTTCGGGACCGGTATTCTTTGTCTATAAAATTCTTCAGACAATAAAAACCTGTACCTATCTAAAAGAAAATTTTCCGGATTTTAATTTCGTTCCAGTATATTGGATGGCATCGGAGGATCATGACTTTGCCGAGATCAATCATTTTAAAACAGAGAACAATTACTACGAGACCAACGAAAAATCAGGAGGCCCGGTGGGGAGAATAGAAATCAGCGATATCTATTTTATTTCCGAATTTGAAAAAGAATTTAAAGATTCTGTTTTCGGAACCGAATTGATCCTGATGATGAAGGAGGCCTATAAACCGGGAAATACTTTAACACAGGCTATTAAAATTCTTGTAAACCGTCTCTTTTCTGAATTTGGTCTATTGATATTAGATGGTGATTCCAAAGAACTGAAAAATCAGATCAAAGGAGTTTTTAAAGATGAACTTCTTCATTTCAGTTTAGAAAAACAATCTAAAGCTAAAGTAGATTTTCTGACCGAAAAATATGGAAAGGTTCAGGTGAACCCAAGGGAAATTAATCTTTTCTATCTTTCCGATACCAGAGACAGAATTGAATTTAATGGTCAGAAATATATCATTGTAGATAAGAATATTCAGTTTACAGAAGAGGAGATATTGTCTGAACTGGAAAATCATCCTGAAAAATTCAGTCCTAATGCATTAATGCGTCCGGTATATCAGGAAAGGGTACTTCCAAATCTTGCTTACATTGGAGGAAATGCAGAAATCATGTATTGGCTGGAACTTAAAGATTACTTTTCAACCATTAATATTCCTTTTCCTATCCTCATTCCAAGGAATTCTATGCTTTTCTTAAAAGAGAAAATACTTGGGAAAATTGAAAAGCTGGATCTTAAAATAGAAGACTTTTTTCAGAATTTCACAGTACTTACCAATCATAAAATTTTAGAAGATAATACCATTTTGAAATTATTGGATGAGAAAGAGGAGTTGCTGATGCATAATTTTGAAGAGCTAAAAACTTCTGCAGAAACTACTGAGAAATCTTTTGGAAATATGGTGAAAGCAGAAGAAGTGAGACAGCTGAAATCATTCAAAAGAATGAAAAAGCGTTTGCTTCATGCCGAAAAAATAAAACAGATTGAATTGTTGGAAAGACTTGAAAATCTGTTTTTAGATGTTCATCCCGGGAAAACATGGCAGGAAAGAGTCTATAATTTTAGTGTGTTCTTTTCAGACTATGGTTATTCGTGGCTTGAAAATTGTTTCGAAGAAATGGTGGTTCAAGATTCCAAACTAATAATTGTTGCCATTTAA